A genomic region of Salvelinus alpinus chromosome 12, SLU_Salpinus.1, whole genome shotgun sequence contains the following coding sequences:
- the LOC139535587 gene encoding transcription factor MafB-like, whose product MTAESHTNLGLPKTPLGYVSAFDLMKFDVKKETMQGIDRSFFGPCSDLQRPDSVSSTPVSTPCSSVPSSPSYNPGEQRNPDDDLYWTPSSGGYSQQMYPNTFGLTPEDAVEALIGTTVHGHQPSPHGHQQALQSDFEGYGAAHNLNGHAQQYPGLNRQPDALSGPPDMQDMHCQNQYNPNKHDLDYSAPHSPDSQLSAHHLHQQNRHDRRLNVESGFSDDQLVSMSVRELNRHMRGLTKDDVMRLKQKRRTLKNRGYAQSCRYKRVQLKHVLEHEKTSLVTQVEQLKNELNRLARERDAYKLKCEKLTGSNGYHETGSTSDNPSSPEYFM is encoded by the coding sequence ATGACCGCCGAATCACATACAAACCTGGGTCTGCCGAAAACCCCTTTGGGTTATGTCAGTGCGTTCGACTTGATGAAGTTCGATGTGAAGAAGGAGACAATGCAGGGGATCGACCGCTCATTCTTTGGGCCGTGCAGCGATCTCCAGAGACCGGACTCAGTCTCCTCCACCCCGGTCAGCACCCCTTGCAGTTCGGTGCCCTCGTCACCGAGTTATAATCCGGGTGAGCAGAGGAACCCTGATGATGATCTTTACTGGACGCCCAGCAGTGGAGGTTATTCTCAGCAAATGTATCCCAACACTTTTGGCCTGACACCTGAGGACGCAGTGGAGGCCCTCATCGGTACCACAGTCCACGGGCACCAACCCTCTCCACACGGTCACCAACAGGCTCTCCAATCGGATTTCGAAGGGTACGGGGCGGCACATAACCTCAACGGTCATGCTCAGCAGTACCCTGGACTTAACCGTCAACCCGACGCCCTCTCGGGTCCCCCTGATATGCAAGATATGCACTGCCAAAATCAATATAACCCCAACAAGCACGACCTCGACTACTCGGCTCCGCACTCACCCGACTCGCAGCTAAGTGCGCACCACCTCCATCAGCAGAATCGCCACGACAGACGACTCAACGTGGAGAGCGGCTTCTCCGACGACCAGCTGGTGTCTATGTCAGTGAGGGAGCTCAATCGGCACATGAGGGGTCTGACCAAGGACGACGTGATGCGTCTGAAGCAGAAGCGCCGAACCCTGAAAAACCGCGGTTATGCACAATCCTGCCGCTACAAACGTGTTCAGCTGAAGCACGTTCTGGAGCATGAGAAGACCAGCCTTGTCACACAGGTGGAGCAGTTAAAGAACGAGCTCAACCGGCTGGCACGCGAGAGGGACGCATATAAACTCAAATGCGAGAAATTGACTGGTTCTAATGGTTACCATGAAACTGGGTCAACCAGTGACAATCCTTCCTCGCCCGAGTATTTTATGTGA